ATTCTTGAAAAGTTTTTAAAAGACATATTAAAAGTAAAACCAGAAAATGTTCATATTCAAGCTTGTAATATGGAGCATTCATTATCGGATGAAGCAGAAAGATCTATGTGTCATATTTTAGAACATCCTGATTTTTGTCCAGATGATAAACCAATTCCTCCATGTGATTTTGATTTTTCATCTTGTGGGGATTGTATTAATGATAAAAATGATATTGAAGAAATCGGCATAAGAAAAGCAAATTTAATTGCTATTCCTGATTTATATTCTAATGAAAAAGCTGAAATTTCATTTATTAGAGGCGACACAAATATTTTAAAAAAATTAATGTCTTTAGGAATAGCTATTGGAGTCCCAGTTCAAATTGATAAATCAAATAAAGAAGACGATTCTTTAGATATTTTTGTAAATGGATCAAAAATAGAACTTCCAATGACTATAGCTAACAATATTTTTGTTAAAATCTGTTAGTAATTATCTTTGTTGAAATTATAGTTATTTTAATTAAAACTAGAATTATTTTATTAAGCTAATTGCTATATTATTTCATCTATTTTTATTTTTACATTTTAAGATTCAGTGATTTTTATCTTTTTTCATTTTTTATTTTCTTTTTTTCATTTTATGTTAAATTTTAGTTCATTTTATTCTATAAATTTTTATATTTAGCTTATTTTAGTTAAATCATGTTATTTTCACTTTGAATATTTTTCAAAATATTTCTTGTATCTAAAATTATTTCTTTTAAAAAACTATATCTTAAATACAATAGCTAATTATATTAATAATAATTTTCATAATTATGAACGGTATAAAAATTTAAATCATCATACTTATGTATATAATAATTAAGAATCTATGAAATATAGTTAAGAATTTATGAATTTTATGAATTTTAAATTATAATTTTAAATATTAAATCATTTTGATGGTCATATTAATGAATTTTCATGATAGTATATTAATAAAAAATAAAT
The Methanobrevibacter sp. TMH8 DNA segment above includes these coding regions:
- a CDS encoding metal-dependent transcriptional regulator → MANKELSENIEEYLEVLYKYGDKRNYVSTTTISKNLDIAPGSVTQMLKKLEDLGYINYIPYKGANLSDEGFKIAQKITRKHRILEKFLKDILKVKPENVHIQACNMEHSLSDEAERSMCHILEHPDFCPDDKPIPPCDFDFSSCGDCINDKNDIEEIGIRKANLIAIPDLYSNEKAEISFIRGDTNILKKLMSLGIAIGVPVQIDKSNKEDDSLDIFVNGSKIELPMTIANNIFVKIC